A single genomic interval of Alistipes provencensis harbors:
- a CDS encoding peptide MFS transporter, which translates to MKGQPKGLIAAALANMGERFGFYIMMAILTLFISAKFGLDEATAGYIYSGFYASIYLLALVGGIIADKTKNYKATIMWGLIVMSVGYLLIAIPTPTPVPNLGLYLTLTCLGLLVIAFGNGLFKGNLQALVGQMYDNAEFGPKRESGFQIFYMFINIGGFFAPFVAIGVRNWWLKVNNFDYNAKLPALCHEYLAKGEDMVGEGLANLNSYASAAHLDGTPVSDLGAFCNTYLDVFNRGFHYAFIAAIVMMLISLAIYMANRKQFPDPSKKAAPGAKASAEEIKMSAQEIRQRIYALFAVFGVVIFFWVSFHQNGYSLTYFARDYVNLDVINIDLGFTTIKGAEIFQSVNPFFVVFLTPIIMWFFGWLRKRNIEVSTPMKIAIGMGIAAAAYVFLMLFSLALPTKTALAGMRAEEVQSILVTPWVMVGLYFILTVAELFISPLGLAFVSKVAPPHMQGLMQGFWLAATAVGNALLFVGGWLYLHTPMWATWAVFVAACGLSMLVMLSMVRWLERVTK; encoded by the coding sequence ATGAAAGGACAACCCAAAGGATTGATCGCGGCGGCCCTCGCCAACATGGGCGAACGCTTCGGTTTCTATATCATGATGGCTATCCTGACCCTGTTCATCTCGGCCAAGTTCGGTTTGGACGAGGCGACGGCAGGGTATATTTATTCGGGCTTCTACGCTTCGATCTACCTGCTGGCGCTGGTCGGCGGTATCATTGCCGACAAGACCAAGAACTACAAGGCCACGATCATGTGGGGTCTGATCGTGATGAGCGTGGGGTACCTGCTCATCGCCATCCCGACGCCGACGCCCGTGCCGAATCTGGGGCTCTATCTGACGCTCACCTGTCTGGGACTGCTGGTGATCGCCTTCGGTAACGGTCTTTTCAAGGGCAACCTTCAGGCGCTCGTGGGGCAGATGTACGACAACGCCGAGTTCGGCCCCAAGCGTGAATCGGGTTTCCAGATTTTCTACATGTTCATCAACATCGGTGGTTTCTTCGCCCCGTTCGTCGCCATCGGCGTGCGTAACTGGTGGCTGAAGGTCAACAATTTCGACTACAACGCCAAACTCCCCGCGCTGTGCCACGAATATCTGGCCAAAGGCGAGGACATGGTGGGCGAAGGGCTTGCCAACCTCAACTCCTACGCTTCGGCGGCGCACCTCGACGGCACGCCCGTGAGCGACCTCGGGGCTTTCTGCAACACCTACCTCGACGTCTTCAACCGCGGTTTCCACTACGCCTTCATCGCGGCCATCGTGATGATGCTCATCTCGCTGGCGATCTACATGGCCAACCGCAAGCAGTTCCCCGATCCTTCGAAGAAGGCCGCCCCGGGCGCCAAAGCTTCGGCCGAGGAGATCAAGATGTCCGCACAGGAGATTCGCCAGCGCATCTACGCCCTGTTCGCTGTCTTCGGCGTGGTGATCTTCTTCTGGGTGTCGTTCCACCAGAACGGTTATTCGCTGACCTATTTCGCCCGTGACTATGTGAACCTCGACGTCATCAACATCGATCTGGGCTTCACGACCATCAAGGGCGCGGAGATATTCCAGAGCGTCAATCCCTTCTTCGTCGTCTTCCTCACGCCGATCATCATGTGGTTCTTCGGCTGGCTGCGCAAGCGCAACATCGAGGTCTCGACCCCGATGAAGATCGCCATCGGCATGGGCATCGCGGCGGCGGCCTATGTCTTCCTGATGCTCTTCTCGCTGGCCCTGCCGACAAAAACCGCGCTGGCCGGCATGCGCGCCGAGGAGGTGCAGTCGATCCTCGTCACCCCGTGGGTGATGGTGGGGCTCTACTTCATCCTCACCGTCGCCGAGCTCTTCATCTCGCCGCTGGGCCTCGCCTTCGTGTCGAAGGTGGCGCCTCCCCACATGCAGGGTCTGATGCAGGGCTTCTGGCTGGCAGCCACGGCCGTGGGCAACGCCCTGCTGTTCGTCGGCGGATGGCTCTACCTCCACACCCCGATGTGGGCTACATGGGCCGTGTTCGTCGCCGCCTGCGGCCTGTCGATGCTCGTCATGCTCTCGATGGTACGCTGGCTCGAACGGGTCACCAAATAA
- a CDS encoding alpha-amylase family glycosyl hydrolase translates to MEKPTRRLPVVERDAWLQPVEEHINRRHAQYERQMERIAGSSGSIVDYANGYRYFGWQRDEALDGWWLREWLPGAHDVYVFGDFNNWQRTEIRMHRDSAGVWSAFFPTAMYRDRLVHGSLYKLHVHGDNGWLDRIPAYATRVVQDETTKDYTAQFWAPAEPFDWRGDAFDASKIGSLLIYEAHVGMAQEREGVGTYREFTEKILPTIKKDGYNAVQLMAVAEHPYYGSFGYHVSSFFAPSSRCGTPEELKELIRRAHELGLAVIMDLVHAHYVKNLNEGINELDGTDHLYSPAGEAGYQPYWDSKLFDYGKEEVRHFLLSNVKYWLDEFHFDGYRFDGVTSMIYHHHGYVTFDSRDRFFDPGVNEEALLYLTLANRLAHDFRPSAVTIAEDVSGMPGMCIPIADGGVGFDYRLGMAIPDFWIKQLKEVPDEEWNIWEMWSVLTDRLPEVKTVAYAESHDQALVGDKTLAFRLMDKEMYFHMDRASESVVIDRGMALHKMIRLMTISTGGQAYLNFMGNEFGHPEWIDFPREGNGWSYAHARRQWSLAKNGFLRYAWLGDFDRAMIRLVKKYKVLEDGYAWNLLMDEHNKTMVFSHGRLLFVFNWHPTASIPDYELPVQGPGKYVPVLSTDERRFGGQERQSMKAEHFSFPAKGDDGKDCARIRIYNTSRTATVYLRKK, encoded by the coding sequence ATGGAAAAACCGACCCGAAGGCTGCCCGTCGTCGAACGCGACGCATGGCTGCAGCCCGTCGAAGAACATATCAACCGCCGTCACGCACAATACGAGCGGCAGATGGAGCGGATCGCCGGTTCGTCGGGGTCGATCGTGGACTACGCCAACGGCTACCGCTATTTCGGCTGGCAGCGCGACGAGGCGCTCGACGGCTGGTGGCTGCGCGAGTGGCTGCCGGGGGCGCACGACGTCTACGTCTTCGGCGATTTCAACAACTGGCAGCGCACCGAAATCCGCATGCACCGGGACTCCGCAGGGGTCTGGAGCGCCTTTTTCCCCACGGCGATGTACCGCGACCGGCTGGTCCACGGCTCGCTCTACAAACTCCACGTCCACGGCGACAACGGCTGGCTGGACCGCATTCCGGCCTACGCCACACGCGTGGTGCAGGACGAGACGACCAAAGACTACACGGCGCAGTTCTGGGCCCCCGCCGAGCCGTTCGACTGGCGGGGCGACGCGTTCGACGCCTCGAAAATCGGCAGCCTATTGATATATGAAGCCCATGTGGGCATGGCTCAGGAGCGCGAGGGCGTGGGCACCTACCGCGAATTCACCGAAAAGATACTCCCCACCATCAAGAAAGACGGCTACAACGCCGTGCAACTGATGGCCGTGGCCGAACACCCCTACTACGGCTCGTTCGGCTACCATGTGTCGAGCTTCTTCGCCCCGTCGTCGCGCTGCGGCACCCCCGAGGAGCTGAAGGAGCTGATCCGCCGGGCCCATGAACTCGGACTGGCCGTCATCATGGACTTGGTGCACGCCCACTATGTGAAGAACCTCAACGAGGGGATCAACGAGCTCGACGGCACCGACCACCTCTACTCGCCGGCGGGCGAGGCGGGCTACCAGCCCTACTGGGATTCGAAGCTCTTCGACTACGGCAAGGAGGAGGTGCGGCATTTCCTGCTGTCGAACGTCAAATACTGGCTCGACGAGTTCCATTTCGACGGCTACCGCTTCGACGGCGTGACCTCGATGATCTACCACCACCACGGCTATGTGACATTCGACTCGCGCGACCGCTTCTTCGACCCGGGAGTCAACGAGGAGGCGCTCCTGTACCTCACCCTCGCCAACCGCCTCGCGCACGACTTCCGGCCGTCGGCGGTGACCATCGCCGAGGACGTGAGCGGCATGCCGGGCATGTGCATCCCGATCGCCGACGGCGGCGTCGGCTTCGACTACCGCCTCGGGATGGCCATTCCCGACTTCTGGATCAAGCAACTGAAAGAGGTCCCCGACGAGGAGTGGAACATCTGGGAGATGTGGTCCGTCCTGACCGACCGCCTGCCCGAAGTGAAGACCGTGGCCTATGCCGAATCGCACGATCAGGCGCTGGTGGGCGACAAGACGCTGGCTTTCCGGCTGATGGACAAGGAGATGTATTTCCACATGGACCGCGCTTCGGAGAGCGTCGTGATCGACCGCGGCATGGCCCTGCACAAGATGATCCGCCTGATGACCATCTCCACGGGCGGGCAGGCCTACCTCAACTTCATGGGCAACGAGTTCGGGCATCCCGAGTGGATCGACTTTCCGCGCGAGGGCAACGGATGGAGCTACGCCCACGCCCGGCGGCAGTGGTCGCTGGCCAAAAACGGATTTCTGCGCTATGCGTGGCTGGGGGATTTCGACCGGGCGATGATCCGGCTGGTAAAGAAATACAAGGTGCTCGAAGACGGCTACGCATGGAACCTGCTGATGGACGAGCACAACAAAACGATGGTCTTTTCACACGGCCGCCTGCTGTTCGTATTCAACTGGCACCCCACGGCCTCGATCCCCGACTACGAACTTCCGGTGCAGGGCCCGGGCAAATACGTCCCGGTGCTTTCGACCGACGAACGGCGGTTCGGCGGGCAGGAGCGGCAGTCGATGAAGGCCGAACATTTTTCGTTTCCCGCCAAGGGCGACGACGGGAAGGACTGCGCCCGTATCCGCATTTACAACACCTCGCGCACGGCAACGGTCTACCTGCGGAAAAAGTAG
- a CDS encoding RipA family octameric membrane protein encodes MLNASNSNEVSLKELREGFYKCRSFEVLNLWRRSFLLSVFQFLCFTLYGVLASRLLTAGPGAANPLVVNEIACAIALLGMSFALIWIMMAKGSKAWYEVYERYIFEIEREETDGLRIPERYRLGALCRPWEMNSNLFSKKAGRYSPSRLNITIGTVLMTAWFVIFLLHYIAGIVCYIDGTANLWQSAILALIPAAFLAIAVSALYNKWGRSRSLTETI; translated from the coding sequence ATGCTAAATGCAAGCAACAGCAACGAAGTGTCTTTAAAGGAGTTGAGAGAAGGATTCTACAAATGCCGGTCTTTCGAGGTTCTGAACCTGTGGCGGCGATCGTTCCTTCTCTCCGTTTTTCAGTTCCTCTGTTTCACCCTCTACGGAGTACTGGCGTCCAGACTGCTGACCGCCGGTCCCGGAGCGGCCAACCCACTGGTCGTGAACGAAATCGCCTGCGCAATAGCGCTGCTCGGGATGTCGTTCGCCCTCATCTGGATCATGATGGCCAAGGGGTCGAAAGCATGGTATGAGGTTTACGAACGCTACATCTTCGAGATCGAGCGCGAGGAGACCGACGGACTGAGAATCCCGGAGCGCTATCGGCTGGGTGCCTTGTGCCGTCCTTGGGAGATGAACAGCAACCTGTTTTCGAAGAAAGCGGGCCGCTACTCCCCCTCACGGCTCAACATTACGATCGGAACGGTGCTGATGACAGCGTGGTTCGTCATCTTCCTCCTCCACTATATCGCCGGCATCGTCTGCTATATCGACGGCACAGCCAACCTTTGGCAGTCGGCGATCCTCGCGCTCATCCCGGCCGCTTTCCTCGCCATCGCCGTATCGGCGCTGTACAACAAGTGGGGACGCAGCCGGTCGCTGACGGAGACTATCTGA
- the tpx gene encoding thiol peroxidase, whose translation MDHKVTFGGKPVTLVGNRCKVGEMAPVFTVIDAGLQPVSSDVFRGKVRIFSVFPSVDTPVCSLQNIRFNREASKLGDDVVVVALSVDLPFAQKRFCAAEGIDRVHVFSDYKELDFGIKYGFVIDELRLLARGVVVVDKDDVVRYVEYVPEITNEPDYEKALAFVRELAK comes from the coding sequence ATGGATCACAAAGTAACTTTCGGCGGCAAGCCCGTGACGCTTGTCGGCAATCGCTGCAAGGTGGGCGAGATGGCCCCCGTATTTACGGTTATCGATGCGGGACTGCAGCCCGTTTCGTCGGACGTTTTCCGCGGCAAGGTGCGCATTTTCAGCGTCTTTCCGTCGGTGGACACCCCGGTCTGCTCGTTGCAGAACATCCGTTTCAACCGCGAGGCGTCGAAGCTGGGCGACGACGTGGTCGTCGTGGCGCTGTCGGTGGACCTGCCCTTTGCGCAGAAGCGTTTCTGCGCCGCCGAAGGCATCGACCGCGTGCATGTCTTCTCGGACTACAAGGAGCTGGATTTCGGCATCAAATACGGCTTCGTGATCGACGAACTGCGCCTGCTGGCCCGCGGTGTGGTGGTCGTGGACAAGGACGACGTGGTGCGCTATGTGGAGTATGTGCCCGAGATCACCAACGAACCCGACTACGAGAAGGCGCTGGCCTTCGTGCGCGAACTGGCGAAGTAG
- a CDS encoding amidohydrolase encodes MAILFSNATVLPMTASGDESRTFTGAVGIDGDRIALVTASEADAAAFRAAHPGLREIDCRGKLLMPGLVNTHCHAAMTLQRSYADDISLMAWLHDYIWPFEAHQTPDDVKLGMTLGIVEMLLGGVTSFVDMYYFENRCVEVAERLGIRALLGCNYFDTNIDEVLPQAEEAVRLAAAGSGRVRIAVAPHSPYTVSPENLLRGKELADKHGLHLMTHISETQDEVRIVREKYGQTSVEHLDQLGLLGPKTIGAHCVHVTDSDIETLAARGVTVSHNPQSNMKISSGVAPVEKLRAAGALVTIGTDGTCSNNDLDMFEELRTAAFLQKSATGDPVALPAYETLRLATANGARAMGCADGELGVIREGALADVIVVDMQKPHLQPVHNVVSNVVYCGKASDVETVVVGGRIVVENRRIAGVDLPELYRGVAEAVARIKAKS; translated from the coding sequence ATGGCTATACTCTTTTCAAACGCGACGGTGCTGCCGATGACGGCTTCCGGCGACGAATCCCGGACCTTTACGGGTGCGGTGGGCATAGACGGCGACCGCATCGCGCTGGTGACAGCCTCGGAGGCGGATGCTGCGGCGTTCCGCGCGGCGCATCCCGGGCTCCGGGAGATCGACTGCCGGGGCAAACTCCTCATGCCGGGGCTGGTGAACACCCACTGCCACGCGGCCATGACCCTGCAGCGCAGCTATGCCGACGACATTTCGCTGATGGCGTGGCTCCACGACTATATCTGGCCTTTCGAGGCGCACCAGACCCCGGACGACGTGAAGCTGGGCATGACGCTGGGCATCGTCGAAATGCTGTTGGGCGGCGTGACTTCGTTCGTCGACATGTACTATTTCGAGAACCGCTGCGTGGAGGTGGCCGAACGGCTGGGCATCCGGGCCCTGCTGGGCTGCAACTATTTCGATACGAACATCGACGAGGTGCTGCCGCAGGCCGAGGAGGCCGTGCGGCTGGCCGCCGCCGGTTCCGGCCGGGTGCGGATCGCCGTGGCGCCCCATTCGCCCTATACCGTCTCGCCCGAAAACCTCCTGCGCGGCAAGGAGCTGGCCGACAAACACGGCCTGCACCTGATGACCCACATTTCGGAGACGCAGGACGAGGTGCGCATCGTGCGCGAGAAATACGGACAGACCTCCGTCGAACACCTTGACCAGTTGGGACTGCTGGGCCCGAAGACGATCGGCGCCCACTGCGTCCATGTGACCGACAGCGACATCGAGACCCTCGCCGCGCGGGGCGTCACCGTGTCGCACAATCCGCAGAGCAACATGAAGATATCGAGCGGCGTGGCTCCCGTCGAGAAGTTGCGGGCCGCGGGTGCGCTCGTGACGATCGGCACCGACGGAACCTGCTCGAACAACGACCTCGACATGTTCGAGGAGCTCCGCACGGCGGCTTTCCTGCAAAAATCCGCGACGGGCGATCCCGTGGCGCTTCCGGCTTACGAGACCCTGCGGCTGGCGACGGCCAACGGCGCCCGGGCGATGGGCTGTGCCGACGGTGAGCTGGGGGTGATCCGCGAGGGTGCGCTGGCCGACGTGATCGTCGTGGATATGCAGAAACCCCATTTGCAGCCCGTTCACAACGTCGTGTCGAATGTGGTTTACTGCGGCAAGGCGTCGGATGTCGAGACGGTCGTGGTCGGCGGACGGATCGTCGTCGAGAACCGCCGCATCGCGGGTGTCGACCTGCCGGAGCTCTACCGCGGGGTGGCCGAGGCCGTGGCGCGGATCAAGGCTAAAAGTTGA
- a CDS encoding DUF1573 domain-containing protein, which yields MRYILLILSACLLFGAAHAGKPAKGAHLKMDNPTYDFGDVPRKGGDLVHEFKFVNDGTAPLVIVRVITSCSCLGASFSKRPVAPADSGVIRIVYEPHKSEPGAFNKVIQVYSNSVDGRDVITVQGNSIDKPQRGKIKTDKVKVKYK from the coding sequence ATGCGATATATCCTGTTAATTCTTTCGGCCTGCCTGCTTTTCGGAGCGGCACACGCCGGAAAGCCTGCAAAAGGGGCGCACCTGAAGATGGACAACCCGACCTACGATTTCGGCGACGTGCCGCGCAAGGGCGGCGATCTGGTGCACGAATTCAAGTTCGTCAACGACGGTACGGCACCGCTGGTCATCGTGCGTGTCATCACCTCGTGCTCGTGTCTCGGCGCGTCGTTCTCGAAGCGCCCCGTCGCGCCCGCCGATTCGGGGGTGATCCGCATTGTGTACGAACCCCACAAGAGCGAGCCGGGAGCCTTCAACAAGGTGATTCAGGTCTATTCCAACTCGGTGGACGGCCGCGACGTGATTACCGTGCAGGGCAACTCCATCGACAAGCCCCAGCGCGGCAAGATCAAGACCGATAAGGTGAAGGTGAAATACAAGTAA
- a CDS encoding TonB family protein, with product MIAAAVYCVLLAGSFVLVSFDVSRVVEKPGDTILVDFTEPPVPEPPKPPVKVANEPRVHDVAAPVEQTSQVAGKDEVTQTPNPKALFKMNKGGADEPDNAGNPRAPEGEDKASGTGPGLNPDGLDQLDQGLKGRGLVGNLPKPSYPGEKGGKVVIRVTVDAAGRVTGASYEPKGSTTDAAELIEAAKAAARKARFTESRATVQGGTITYIFRME from the coding sequence ATGATCGCGGCGGCAGTCTACTGCGTGCTGCTGGCCGGCTCGTTCGTGCTGGTGTCGTTCGACGTTTCGCGGGTGGTGGAGAAACCCGGCGACACGATCCTCGTCGACTTCACCGAGCCGCCCGTTCCCGAGCCGCCGAAGCCGCCCGTGAAGGTCGCCAACGAGCCGCGCGTGCACGACGTCGCCGCTCCCGTGGAGCAGACGTCGCAGGTCGCCGGCAAGGACGAGGTAACCCAGACGCCCAACCCCAAGGCGCTGTTCAAGATGAACAAGGGCGGGGCGGACGAACCCGACAATGCGGGCAATCCCCGCGCTCCCGAGGGCGAGGACAAGGCCAGCGGCACCGGGCCGGGGCTCAACCCCGACGGGCTGGACCAGTTGGATCAGGGGTTGAAAGGGCGCGGACTGGTGGGCAACCTGCCCAAACCGTCGTATCCCGGCGAGAAGGGCGGCAAGGTCGTTATCCGTGTGACGGTCGATGCCGCGGGGCGGGTGACGGGCGCCTCCTACGAGCCGAAAGGCTCCACGACGGATGCCGCCGAGCTGATCGAGGCGGCGAAAGCCGCGGCCCGCAAGGCGCGTTTCACCGAGAGCCGCGCGACGGTGCAGGGCGGCACGATAACGTATATTTTCCGCATGGAATAG
- a CDS encoding ExbD/TolR family protein, with protein MAIKHGSKVDKSFSASSMTDLMFLLLLFLLIATTLINPNALKLMLPKSSNQLKDKAMTTVSIQQSGPSYNYYVELQKVQGIEGVERALKARLDGQKDATVSLHCDKTVAVDEVVKVMNIAKDNNYKLILATTPN; from the coding sequence ATGGCAATCAAACACGGATCGAAAGTCGATAAATCGTTCTCGGCCTCGTCGATGACCGACCTGATGTTCCTGCTGCTGCTGTTCCTGCTGATCGCTACGACACTCATCAACCCCAACGCCCTGAAACTGATGCTTCCGAAGAGTTCGAACCAGTTGAAGGACAAGGCGATGACCACGGTGTCGATCCAGCAGAGCGGCCCGTCGTACAACTACTACGTCGAGTTGCAGAAGGTGCAGGGCATCGAGGGTGTGGAGCGGGCGCTGAAGGCGCGCCTCGACGGCCAGAAGGACGCCACGGTGTCGCTCCACTGCGACAAGACGGTTGCGGTGGACGAGGTGGTCAAGGTCATGAACATCGCCAAGGACAATAATTATAAGTTGATACTGGCGACCACGCCGAATTAG
- a CDS encoding MotA/TolQ/ExbB proton channel family protein yields MTTFLQAAEAVAVSEETRMGLWTLFTKGGWLMWPLLALGGVTIFIFVERFMAIRRASVLDMNFMNRIRDYISDGKISTAVNLCKKTDTPIARMIEKGIERIGRPMSDVQTAIENVANLEVSKLENGLPFLATIAGGAPMIGFLGTVLGMVQTFMDMSAAGGTVDLGLLSSGMYVAMVTTVMGLIVGIPAYFGYNYLVARIEKLVFQMEANSIAFMDILNQPVQK; encoded by the coding sequence ATGACAACTTTTTTGCAGGCCGCCGAGGCGGTGGCCGTTAGTGAGGAGACCCGCATGGGCTTGTGGACCCTGTTTACCAAAGGCGGCTGGCTGATGTGGCCGCTGCTGGCGCTGGGCGGCGTGACGATCTTCATCTTCGTGGAGCGCTTCATGGCCATCCGCAGGGCGTCGGTGCTGGACATGAACTTCATGAACCGCATCCGCGACTACATCTCCGACGGCAAGATATCGACGGCCGTGAACCTCTGCAAAAAGACCGACACGCCGATCGCACGCATGATCGAGAAGGGTATCGAGCGCATCGGACGCCCGATGAGCGACGTGCAGACCGCCATCGAGAACGTCGCCAACCTCGAGGTCTCGAAATTGGAGAACGGCCTGCCGTTTCTGGCCACGATCGCCGGCGGCGCCCCGATGATCGGTTTCCTCGGCACGGTGTTGGGTATGGTGCAGACCTTCATGGACATGTCCGCCGCGGGCGGTACGGTCGATCTGGGACTGCTGTCGAGCGGTATGTATGTGGCGATGGTGACCACCGTGATGGGTCTGATCGTCGGCATCCCGGCCTATTTCGGCTACAACTACCTCGTGGCGCGCATCGAGAAGCTGGTGTTCCAGATGGAGGCCAACTCGATCGCATTCATGGACATCCTGAATCAACCCGTTCAAAAATAA